GTTAATTCTATGTTAGTTTCTTATACAAtgaatttaacatattattattcaataaaataaaatatataaatttgtaacaatttagaaaagtaaaaacaGTATTGTTCCTAAAGAAACCAAAAACGTTCGCAAAGAGTCAAATAtacaaatctttaattaagatcAAGATATTTCAGATCAGGTTGATACTTGGGTTCactcttcaatttttttctataagtcactagtcattttcattttttctattgaAATATCTTTTTCAAAGGGTAGAGTCCTTAGTGGCGAGGGTGCCTAACTCTGACGCTCAAGTTAGTTTTTGCAGTAAATATGGTGGTTACAATAGATGTGATCAGTCTCTCACTTCGTGAACAATACTATTTATATTACATCAACAATACTATTTATATTACATCGATGAGTTCAAATTGTTAGACATGAAGCATGCAAGATTAAAATTCAAGGACACCAACATACAATCACCATACTTAAAGAAAGAttcaaaactaattaaattacttaaagataaattagatttggaatcaaatatttaaaatcaaatctttaaaagagaaaaaaatgagctttacaaaaagaaaaaaagaaagaatcaCCCTCacgaataaaatttataaaagtgatGTTTCTTTTACACACACTGAAATATAGAGTAGCTAAATAAATGTTTATGCGTGAAAAATTTTCATCACACAAAATAAATGAGTACATTTTTTTTGGcaaatcaaaatgattaaaACAGCTAATTCAAGAATACTTTCAGagaatatgtaataaaaaattaaaaaattacaatattattgaaaacaataaaaatattaatcttgTGTCAACTTAAAAAATTTCCATAACATgtgaataaattaaatacaatttaattaaattcataagaTATTTTAACCAATTATCCCGATATCATATACAAATTAGATTTCAATtgatcaaataatattttaaatttgatttaattaccacgaaatcaaataattttaatccgaaagataattatttaatctatttttaaattagatctGATTAGATAATATAACTAATTATACGTGTTACTACatttacattatttaacaaGATAATTACCTAAAAAAGATATggttaattattactattatatctAACTAAACTAGATTTCGTTacacttaattattaattgaataccatttaattaagtttttcatATGATTAGATAAGATCATGGCGGAAATATGACTTAACCAAATCTTACAGTatctaattaaattatgttagattatatatgatgaattatttAACCGTTTAGGTTCACTATCATCATTATTTAAagcatatttaaatttataatataactagataatatgattttgtaaatattttcatatctcTAGATCTCTATATAATAACAcactataataatattcatttcACTCATAGCTTTCGATATTTTTCATAGCTTTCAATATTTTGAATTCTCTTCACACTTtctttattcattttctatACCCATTTTCTTCATGGAAGAAACACAACAATATAGGAAGAAACTCATCATAAAAATTTCTTCTTCATGTCCTAAGAATCGTGAAGGAGTATGCGAATTGAAGAATAAAAGGGAATATTATGCAACAGCAATATGGGTTGATGTGAAAAATACATCAAACTCTTGTGAGAGTAATCAAAAAATTAGGTACGAGAAGTGTGATAAGAGAGAAGATAAGGAAATGTCGCAGAAAGAgtggaagaaaagagagaagaaacgGAAGGTAGAAGATGCAACGAGAATGGACAATTGCAAAAGGATGCAGTGTTGGATGATGATGAAGCGTTTGATGGTGGGAAGATATGCATGGGTTTTCAAGAAGAATGATCTAAACAAAAAGATAATGAGTTTGCGGGATATTGAGTTAAAGTTGAAAAGATTAGAATATTCAAAAGTTGATGACTTTGCAGATGACATGAGGAAGGTGTTCTCTTATCCATTGGGGTATCCTTCCAAAAGTGAAGTTCATAGAATTGCAAGGGAGATTAGTCAATCTTTTGAGTTTAAGTGGAAAACTACGAAAAATAAGTGGatattagaaaaacaaaatttgtaatagATTTTGCCTTTGTGCCTTATTCAATCAAATGACGATTTTAAagtttcaatattattttatattttattgaggttatgtatttttataatttatatcgtTCGCGGTGATATAATATACTCTGTCAAATATTCtgtttacaaattatatattaaacaaaaatagtgtaaattgtatgttaataatgtaaattattagattaattttaggattaaatatgtttttggtctcattactttcagtgaaaattggaattagtcttttCTCGCACGTTTGGCCCAagttagttcttcatctttataaatgagtgaatttagtttttcaaccaaatttttttaaaatttatttgatgtttcagaTGTGTTTCTCATCTAACATTAAAATGGAaatatgtcaaacggtgtaaacaactcaaatgctatcataaaatgtgtttgaaacgtcaaataaacttatcaaataaacttaaagaTGAAGTACTATATTCACGCTGGGAAAATTAAGggagtaaaacatatttaatcattaatttcatttaaagttatatttaattgacataaaatttataatatctgaatgatttttaaataattaaataccaaatttatatttaaatatctttttattcttcttaagtaatttttaaatagtaaaaataaataaataacgtTTAAAGAAGTaacttttaaagtttatttaatcaaataagataacaaaaataaaataaattgacttGAATCatcatacatattttaaaataattatttctaatatttattatgtttagattgttcttgataattaaatatcaaatataaaatattatttatgattatacatatatttttaaagtttatatatatctttGAAATATAGAGGtatcattttctctttctttcttaacTTGGTCCGTGTTttgtgataaaagaaaaaggtgaatttaatattgtttaaatgTAATAAGAATTCACATATATTAATTCTATGTTAGTTTCTTATATAGtgaatttaacatattattattcaataaaataaaatataaatttgtaataatttagaaaagtaaaaacaTTATTGTTCCTGCAAGGACCAAAATGTTCGCAAAGGGACAAACCTTTTATCAAGGTCAACATGTCTCGGGTCAGGTCGACACTTGGGTCCACTCTTCAATCTTTTCTATAAGTTACTAGTCCTTTCCATTTTCTTCTATATGAGATATCCTTTTCATATAAGAGGGTAGAGTCCTCGACGGCGAGGATACCTAACTCTGACGCTTAAGTAAATTTCTGCAGTAAATAGAGTGTTTGCAATAAATGTGATCAGTCTCTCACATCGTGAACGTCGTATTTATACTATCTGGATGGGTCCAAATTGTTAGGCATGGGATTATGCATGATTAGATCATCTTAAGGTTTCGCTTAACATGTTAACTTACCCTTAATTGTTTTGTCACTCACCATTTTGTCTAGGTGGATCCGTTGCAACAGTGACACACGTGTTTGTCGTTTCATCCTACGTCGACCATTAAGTTTTAGGGACGTACTCGACAATGTTCAATTCTCATAATCATCTATAAAATTTCTATAACATgtgaataaattaaatacaatttaattaaattcataagaTAATTTAACCAATTATCACGATATCATATACAAATTAGATTTCAATtgatcaaataatatttttaatttgacttaATTACCAcgaaatcaaataattttaatccgAAAGATAATTacttaatctatttttaaattaaatatgattagatAATATAACTAATTATACATGTTACTACatttacattatttaacaaGATAATTACCTAAAAAAGATATggttaattattactattatatctAACTAAACTAGATTTCGTTACActcaattattaattgaataccatttaattaagtttttcatATGATTAGATAAGATGATGGCGGAAATATGACTTACTAAATCTTACAGTATCTAACTAAATTATGTTAGATTATATATGATGAATGATTTAACCGTTTAGGTTCACTATCATCATTATTTAAAGCATATTTAAGTAGATAATatgattttgtaaatattttcatatctcTAAATCTCTATATAATAacatagtataattatattcatttcacTCATAGCTTTCAATATTTTGAATTCTCTTCACACTTtctttattcattttctatACCCATTTTCTTCATGGAAGAAACACAACAATATAAGAAGAAACTCATCATAAAAATTTCTCCTTCATGTCCTAAGAATCATGAAGGAGTATGTGAATTGAAGAATAAAAGAGAATATTATGCAACAGCAATATGGGTTGATGTGAAAAATACATCAAACTCTTGTGAGAGTAATCAAAAAATTAGGTACGAGAA
This region of Vigna unguiculata cultivar IT97K-499-35 chromosome 5, ASM411807v1, whole genome shotgun sequence genomic DNA includes:
- the LOC114184381 gene encoding transcription factor GTE12-like, with translation MSQKEWKKREKKRKVEDATRMDNCKRMQCWMMMKRLMVGRYAWVFKKNDLNKKIMSLRDIELKLKRLEYSKVDDFADDMRKVFSYPLGYPSKSEVHRIAREISQSFEFKWKTTKNKWILEKQNL